In Serinus canaria isolate serCan28SL12 chromosome 5, serCan2020, whole genome shotgun sequence, the following proteins share a genomic window:
- the PTPRJ gene encoding receptor-type tyrosine-protein phosphatase eta isoform X4, which produces MRRLPLPCLLLLPPLLLLPAEVRCTIACTEDCSSKNATAEPATSSNDDLSVNSASGNRTSAGGTVVGSASIPDETRGSSPIYNLTAESIGVNSVNLKWMVDSNPSDQYTYRIEVVNGTNDTPVNNVTSNETRAEITGLIPGTLYSFTVFAVAADNETGEGSPIHLYTRPSPVLDLKAESIGVTSVTLKWVLNDSASDTYTYRIEVVNGTNDTPVKNVTSNETRAEITGLIPGTLYSFTVFAVAADNETEGEGSPIHLYTKPSRVHDLTAESIGVTSVILKWMVDSNPSDQYTYRIEVVNGTNDTPVNNVTSNETRAEITGLIPGTLYNFTVFAVAADNETGEGSSIHLYTRPSPVLDLKAESIGVTSVTLKWVLNDSATDTCTYRIEVANSANDTPVKNVTSNETRAEITGLIPGTPYNFTVFAVAADNETEGEGVPRNLYTRPSPVLDLKAESIGVTSVTLKWVVNDSASDTYTYRIEVVNGTNDTPVKNVTSNETRAEITGLIPGTPYSFTVFAVAADNETEGEGSPIHLYTRPSPVLDLKAESIGVTSVTLKWVVNDSASDTYTYRIEVVNGTNDTPVKNVTSNETRAEITGLIPGTLYSFTVFAVAADNETEGEGVSIHLYTLTVSVDSLQCEPVAKQPFLMLKWKCPFGNNSGFRIKIYNISTSEVVREDLAPRCTGEGFEQTFQTALLNFFSTYNVTIVTLQNGSESSPVDKLCLTSITDPPPPTEVPSVKVVSHSSLSVEFSDFDSLNGPLEAYAIMITTEDQSSESLKSKLNNTYKDFKKKTTTAYVTYVIKTEQAESHSSRSQSDKNIINVGKGNTMYGYENGPLIPLRSYRACVAGFTNITFMDNVIEGEDSYVSFSPCSEPVLLPQDPGVIAGVVIGCLLAILAVVAVGGFIFWRRRRKDKRNTEVSFSPIKSKMIKVENFESYFKKQQADSNCGFAEEYEELKSAGVHQPKFAAELPENRGKNRYNNVLPYDISRVKLSNQSSGTDYINANYMPGYNSKKAFIAAQGPLPNTIEDFWQMIWEKSIYSIVMLTKCVEQARTKCEQYWPDKQPKSYGDIIVTMVSEVVLPEWTIRDFTVEKSNTPESHTVRQFHFTSWPDHGVPETTDLLINFRHLVHEYNSQNPADSPTLVHCSAGVGRTGTFIAIDRLIQQMEMENTVDVYGVVYDLRMHRPLMVQTEDQYVFLNQCVMDIIKSQRERKTDLIYQNVTAMAIYENFTPGPAFGKANGYHA; this is translated from the exons gtcaGATGTACAATTGCTT GCACTGAGGATTGCAGCTCAAAAAATGCAACTGCAGAACCAGCAACCAGTAGTAATGATGATTTATCAGTAAACTCTGCAAGTGGGAACAGAACCTCCGCGGGTGGAACAGTGGTTGGGTCTGCATCCATACCTGATGAGACAAGAG GATCCAGCCCGATTTATAACCTCACAGCAGAATCCATTGGTGTGAATTCTGTTAACTTAAAATGGATGGTGGATAGCAATCCTTCTGACCAATACACATACAGGATAGAAGTTGTAAATGGTACAAATGATACACCTGTGAACAACGTGACATCCAATGAAACCAGAGCAGAAATTACTGGGTTAATCCCTGGGACACTGTACAGCTTCACAGTATTTGCTGTAGCAGCTGATAATGAGACAGGAGAGGGAAGTCCCATACACCTGTATACAA GGCCCAGCCCAGTCCTTGATCTCAAGGCAGAATCCATTGGTGTGACTTCTGTCACCTTAAAATGGGTGTTGAATGACAGTGCTTCTGACACCTACACATACAGGATAGAGGTTGTAAATGGTACAAATGATACACCAGTGAAGAATGTGACATCCAATGAAACCAGAGCAGAAATTACTGGGTTAATCCCTGGGACACTGTACAGCTTCACAGTATTTGCTGTGGCAGCTGATAATGagacagaaggagaaggaagtcCCATACACCTGTATACAA AGCCCAGCCGAGTTCATGATCTCACAGCAGAATCCATTGGTGTGACTTCTGTCATCTTAAAATGGATGGTGGATAGCAATCCTTCTGACCAATACACATACAGGATAGAGGTTGTAAATGGTACAAATGATACACCTGTGAACAACGTGACATCCAATGAAACCAGAGCAGAAATTACTGGGTTAATCCCTGGGACCCTGTACAACTTCACAGTATTTGCTGTAGCAGCTGATAATGAGACAGGAGAGGGAAGTTCCATACACCTGTATACAA GGCCCAGCCCAGTCCTTGATCTCAAGGCAGAATCCATTGGTGTGACATCTGTCACCTTAAAATGGGTGTTGAATGACAGCGCTACTGACACCTGCACGTACAGGATAGAGGTTGCAAACAGTGCAAATGATACACCTGTGAAGAATGTGACATCCAATGAAACCAGAGCAGAAATTACTGGGTTAATCCCTGGGACACCATACAACTTCACAGTATTTGCTGTAGCAGCTGATAATGagacagaaggagaaggagTGCCCAGAAATCTGTATACAA GGCCCAGCCCAGTCCTTGATCTCAAGGCAGAATCCATTGGTGTGACTTCTGTCACCTTAAAATGGGTGGTGAATGACAGTGCTTCTGACACCTACACATACAGGATAGAGGTTGTAAATGGTACAAATGATACACCTGTGAAGAATGTGACATCCAATGAAACCAGAGCAGAAATTACTGGGTTAATCCCTGGGACACCGTACAGCTTCACAGTATTTGCTGTAGCAGCTGATAATGAGACAGAAGGAGAGGGAAGTCCCATACACCTGTATACAA GGCCCAGCCCAGTCCTTGATCTCAAGGCAGAATCCATTGGTGTGACTTCTGTCACCTTAAAATGGGTGGTGAATGACAGTGCTTCTGACACCTACACGTACAGGATAGAGGTCGTAAATGGTACAAATGATACACCTGTGAAGAATGTGACATCCAATGAAACCAGAGCAGAAATTACTGGGTTAATCCCTGGGACACTGTACAGCTTCACAGTATTTGCTGTAGCAGCTGATAATGagacagaaggagaaggagTGTCCATACACCTGTATACAT taACTGTCTCAGTGGACTCACTTCAGTGTGAGCCAGTGGCCAAGCAGCCTTTCCTAATGCTGAAATGGAAATGTCCTTTTGGTAACAACTCTGGCTTCAGAAtcaaaatatataatataagtACTTCTGAGGTAGTAAGAGAAGACTTGGCTCCACGCTGCACGGGAGAAGGCTTTGAGCAAACCTTCCAAACAGCACTCTTAAATTTTTTCAGCACCTATAATGTTACTATTGTAACTCTTCAAAATGGCTCTGAAAGCTCTCCAGTGGACAAGTTGTGTCTCACCAGCATTACTG ACCCACCTCCTCCAACAGAAGTTCCTTCAGTCAAGGTCGTCAGTCACAGCTCATTGTCTGTTGAATTCTCTGATTTTGATTCACTGAATGGTCCATTGGAAGCCTATGCAATAATGATTACAACAGAAGATCAAA GTTCTGAGTCTTTGAAGTCTAAATTGAACAACACATACAAAGATTTCAAGAAGAAGACAACAACTGCCTATGTTACATATGTCATAAAAACAGAGCAGGCAGAATCACATTCTTCCCGTTCTCAGAGTGATAAAAACATCATTAATGTAGGCAAAGGAAACACAATGTATGGCTACGAAAACGGACCATTGATCCCTCTTCGTTCATACAG GGCGTGTGTTGCAGGTTTCACTAATATAACCTTTATGGACAACGTGATTGAGGGGGAAGATAGTTATGTATCATTTTCACCCTGCTCTGAACCAGTTTTACTGCCCCAGGATCCAG GTGTTATTGCTGGAGTGGTTATTGGATGCCTCTTGGCTATCTTGGCTGTAGTCGCTGTAGGGGGGTTCATAttctggagaaggagaag gaaagataaaagaaatactgaagtGTCTTTTTCTCCAATTAA ATCAAAAATGATTAAAGTGGAGAACTTTGAGTCATACTTTAAGAAGCAGCAAGCTGACTCCAACTGTGGTTTTGCTGAAGAGTATGAG GAACTCAAGTCTGCTGGTGTTCATCAGCCAAAATTTGCTGCTGAACTTCCAGAGAACAGGGGCAAAAATAGATACAACAATGTCCTACCAT atgATATTTCTCGTGTTAAACTTTCAAATCAAAGCTCTGGAACTGACTATATTAATGCAAACTATATGCCT ggCTATAATTCAAAGAAGGCATTTATTGCTGCACAGGGTCCATTACCCAATACTATAGAAGACTTCTGGCAAATGATTTGGGAAAAGAGTATCTACTCTATTGTTATGTTGACAAAATGTGTGGAACAAGCCCGG ACAAAATGTGAGCAGTACTGGCCAGACAAACAACCCAAGAGCTATGGTGACATTATTGTGACAATGGTCTCCGAAGTTGTCCTTCCAGAATGGACAATAAGGGACTTCACTGTAGAAAAG TCCAACACCCCCGAGAGCCACACGGTGCGCCAGTTCCATTTCACCTCCTGGCCAGATCATGGCGTGCCAGAGACAACAGACCTTCTCATCAACTTCAGGCACCTTGTCCATGAGTACAACAGCCAGAATCCAGCAGACTCTCCTACTCTGGTGCACTGCAG CGCTGGCGTCGGGAGGACGGGGACGTTCATCGCCATCGACCGCCTGATCCAGCAGATGGAGATGGAGAACACCGTGGATGTGTACGGAGTGGTGTACGACCTCCGCATGCACCGACCCCTCATGGTGCAGACTGAG GACCAGTACGTCTTCCTAAACCAGTGTGTCATGGATATCATTAAATcccagagagaaaggaaaacagaccTTATCTACCAAAACGTGACAGCAATGGCAATCTATGAAAACTTCACACCTGGGCCAGCCTTTGGGAAGGCCAATGGCTACCATGCATAG